In Raphanus sativus cultivar WK10039 unplaced genomic scaffold, ASM80110v3 Scaffold0119, whole genome shotgun sequence, a single genomic region encodes these proteins:
- the LOC108851677 gene encoding homeobox-leucine zipper protein MERISTEM L1 isoform X1 yields MSKNLKAFKSAKERKTPKPIKESIIIKTIMYQPNMFESHHHMFDMTPKNSDNDLGLTGSREDDFETKSGAEVTMENPLEEELQDPNQRPSKKKRYHRHTQRQIQELESFFKECPHPDDKQRKELSRELNLEPLQVKFWFQNKRTQMKAQHERHENSILKSDNDKLRAENNRYKDALNNATCPNCGGPAAIGEMSFDEQHLRIENARLREEIDRISAIAAKYVGKPLLTHSSSHFPQLTSSHHIPSRSLDLEVGNFGNTNTSQTGFLGDMYGTSDIMRSVSIHSDADKPMIVELAVAAMEELVRMAQTGDPLWVPSDNAVEILSEEEYFRTFPRGIGPKPIGLRSEASRESTVVIMNHINLVEILMDVNQWSSVFCGIVSRALTLEVLSTGVAGNYNGALQVMTAEFQVPSPLVPTRENYFVRYCKQHNDNTWAVVDVSLDSLRPSPITRSRRRPSGCLIQELQNGYSKVTWVEHTEVDDRSVHTMYKPLVNTGLAFGAKRWVATLDRQCERLASSMASNIPAGDLSVITSPEGRKSMLKLAERMVMSFCSGVGASNAHAWTTLATTGSDDVRVMTRKSMDDPGRPPGIVLSAATSFWIPVAPKRVFDFLRDENSRSEWDILSNGGLVQEMAHIANGRDPGNSVSLFRVNSANSGQSNMLILQESCTDASGSYVIYAPVDIMAMNVVLSGGDPDYVALLPSGFAVLPDGSSKANASAGAEGGVDGNNLEVVTSTASNGGSLLTVAFQILVDSVPTAKLSLGSVATVNSLIKCTVERIKAALACEGA; encoded by the exons ATTTGAAGGCATTCAAAAgcgcaaaagaaagaaaaactccAAAACCTATAAAGGAATCAATAATCATAAAAACCATCATGTATCAGCCAAACATGTTTGAGTCTCATCATCATATGTTCGATATGACTCCGAAAAACTCGGATAACGACTTGGGTCTTACGGGGAGCCGAGAAGACGACTTCGAGACCAAGTCTGGCGCAGAAGTCACCATGGAGAATCCTTTAGAAGAAGAGCTTCAAGATCCTAATCAGCGTCCTAGCAAAAAGAAGCGTTACCACCGTCACACGCAGCGCCAGATTCAAGAGCTTGAATC ATTCTTTAAGGAGTGTCCTCATCCTGACGATAAGCAAAGAAAAGAGCTGAGCCGAGAGCTAAATTTAGAACCTCTTCAAGTCAAGTTTTGGTTCCAAAACAAGCGCACCCAAATGAAG GCACAACATGAGAGGCATGAGAACTCGATTCTGAAGTCAGACAACGACAAGCTCAGAGCAGAGAACAATAGGTACAAGGATGCTCTAAACAACGCAACATGTCCAAACTGTGGTGGTCCTGCTGCCATAGGAGAAATGTCATTCGACGAGCAGCATTTGAGGATTGAAAACGCTCGTCTACGCGAAGAAATCGATAGAATCTCTGCCATAGCTGCTAAATACGTCGGGAAGCCATTGCTGACTCACTCCTCCTCGCATTTCCCTCAGCTCACATCTTCACACCACATTCCATCTCGCTCCCTTGATCTTGAAGTTGGCAACTTTGGGAACACTAACACTAGCCAGACAGGTTTCCTAGGGGACATGTATGGAACAAGCGACATTATGAGATCGGTCTCGATCCATAGTGATGCTGATAAGCCTATGATCGTTGAGTTAGCTGTTGCTGCCATGGAAGAGCTTGTGAGAATGGCTCAAACCGGTGATCCCTTGTGGGTTCCAAGCGATAATGCGGTTGAGATTCTCAGTGAAGAAGAGTATTTTAGAACGTTCCCTAGGGGGATTGGACCTAAACCTATCGGTTTAAGATCAGAAGCTTCTAGAGAGTCCACGGTTGTCATCATGAACCATATCAATCTCGTTGAGATTCTAATGGATGTG AACCAATGGTCTAGTGTGTTCTGTGGGATTGTATCGAGAGCACTGACGCTAGAAGTTCTCTCTACTGGCGTCGCAGGGAATTACAATGGGGCATTACAAGTG ATGACAGCTGAGTTCCAAGTCCCGTCACCACTTGTCCCGACACGTGAGAACTACTTTGTAAGGTACTGTAAGCAGCACAACGACAACACTTGGGCGGTTGTTGATGTCTCTTTGGACAGCCTAAGGCCAAGTCCCATCACTAGAAGCAGGAGAAGACCCTCTGGTTGTCTGATTCAAGAATTGCAGAATGGCTATTCTaag GTGACATGGGTAGAGCATACGGAGGTGGATGATAGATCGGTTCACACCATGTACAAACCGTTGGTTAATACCGGTTTAGCTTTTGGTGCGAAACGTTGGGTGGCTACACTTGACCGCCAATGCGAGCGGCTCGCTAGTTCGATGGCTAGCAACATTCCAGCCGGTGATCTTTCCG TGATAACGAGTCCTGAGGGGAGGAAGAGCATGTTGAAGCTAGCGGAGAGGATGGTGATGAGCTTCTGTAGCGGAGTAGGCGCGTCTAATGCACACGCGTGGACGACACTGGCTACCACAGGATCCGACGACGTTCGGGTCATGACCAGGAAGAGCATGGATGATCCAGGAAGGCCTCCGGGTATCGTCTTGAGCGCTGCCACTTCCTTCTGGATCCCAGTGGCACCTAAACGTGTGTTCGATTTTCTGAGAGATGAAAACTCTAGAAGCGAG TGGGACATACTTTCAAACGGAGGCTTGGTTCAAGAAATGGCTCACATCGCTAATGGTCGTGACCCTGGGAACTCTGTCTCCTTGTTCCGAGTTAAT AGCGCGAACTCAGGACAGAGCAACATGTTGATCTTACAAGAAAGCTGTACGGACGCATCTGGATCGTATGTAATATACGCACCAGTAGACATAATGGCTATGAATGTTGTCCTAAGCGGCGGGGATCCAGATTATGTCGCTTTGTTGCCATCCGGGTTCGCTGTATTACCTGATGGCTCTTCAAAGGCAAATGCTAGTGCAGGGGCTGAAGGAGGAGTAGATGGAAATAACCTCGAAGTGGTTACATCCACCGCAAGTAATGGCGGTTCGCTACTCACCGTAGCATTTCAGATTCTTGTTGACTCTGTTCCAACCGCTAAGCTCTCTCTAGGCTCAGTGGCTACAGTCAACAGTCTAATTAAATGCACTGTTGAGCGGATCAAAGCTGCCTTGGCATGTGAAGGTGCCTGA
- the LOC108851677 gene encoding homeobox-leucine zipper protein MERISTEM L1 isoform X2, with translation MYQPNMFESHHHMFDMTPKNSDNDLGLTGSREDDFETKSGAEVTMENPLEEELQDPNQRPSKKKRYHRHTQRQIQELESFFKECPHPDDKQRKELSRELNLEPLQVKFWFQNKRTQMKAQHERHENSILKSDNDKLRAENNRYKDALNNATCPNCGGPAAIGEMSFDEQHLRIENARLREEIDRISAIAAKYVGKPLLTHSSSHFPQLTSSHHIPSRSLDLEVGNFGNTNTSQTGFLGDMYGTSDIMRSVSIHSDADKPMIVELAVAAMEELVRMAQTGDPLWVPSDNAVEILSEEEYFRTFPRGIGPKPIGLRSEASRESTVVIMNHINLVEILMDVNQWSSVFCGIVSRALTLEVLSTGVAGNYNGALQVMTAEFQVPSPLVPTRENYFVRYCKQHNDNTWAVVDVSLDSLRPSPITRSRRRPSGCLIQELQNGYSKVTWVEHTEVDDRSVHTMYKPLVNTGLAFGAKRWVATLDRQCERLASSMASNIPAGDLSVITSPEGRKSMLKLAERMVMSFCSGVGASNAHAWTTLATTGSDDVRVMTRKSMDDPGRPPGIVLSAATSFWIPVAPKRVFDFLRDENSRSEWDILSNGGLVQEMAHIANGRDPGNSVSLFRVNSANSGQSNMLILQESCTDASGSYVIYAPVDIMAMNVVLSGGDPDYVALLPSGFAVLPDGSSKANASAGAEGGVDGNNLEVVTSTASNGGSLLTVAFQILVDSVPTAKLSLGSVATVNSLIKCTVERIKAALACEGA, from the exons ATGTATCAGCCAAACATGTTTGAGTCTCATCATCATATGTTCGATATGACTCCGAAAAACTCGGATAACGACTTGGGTCTTACGGGGAGCCGAGAAGACGACTTCGAGACCAAGTCTGGCGCAGAAGTCACCATGGAGAATCCTTTAGAAGAAGAGCTTCAAGATCCTAATCAGCGTCCTAGCAAAAAGAAGCGTTACCACCGTCACACGCAGCGCCAGATTCAAGAGCTTGAATC ATTCTTTAAGGAGTGTCCTCATCCTGACGATAAGCAAAGAAAAGAGCTGAGCCGAGAGCTAAATTTAGAACCTCTTCAAGTCAAGTTTTGGTTCCAAAACAAGCGCACCCAAATGAAG GCACAACATGAGAGGCATGAGAACTCGATTCTGAAGTCAGACAACGACAAGCTCAGAGCAGAGAACAATAGGTACAAGGATGCTCTAAACAACGCAACATGTCCAAACTGTGGTGGTCCTGCTGCCATAGGAGAAATGTCATTCGACGAGCAGCATTTGAGGATTGAAAACGCTCGTCTACGCGAAGAAATCGATAGAATCTCTGCCATAGCTGCTAAATACGTCGGGAAGCCATTGCTGACTCACTCCTCCTCGCATTTCCCTCAGCTCACATCTTCACACCACATTCCATCTCGCTCCCTTGATCTTGAAGTTGGCAACTTTGGGAACACTAACACTAGCCAGACAGGTTTCCTAGGGGACATGTATGGAACAAGCGACATTATGAGATCGGTCTCGATCCATAGTGATGCTGATAAGCCTATGATCGTTGAGTTAGCTGTTGCTGCCATGGAAGAGCTTGTGAGAATGGCTCAAACCGGTGATCCCTTGTGGGTTCCAAGCGATAATGCGGTTGAGATTCTCAGTGAAGAAGAGTATTTTAGAACGTTCCCTAGGGGGATTGGACCTAAACCTATCGGTTTAAGATCAGAAGCTTCTAGAGAGTCCACGGTTGTCATCATGAACCATATCAATCTCGTTGAGATTCTAATGGATGTG AACCAATGGTCTAGTGTGTTCTGTGGGATTGTATCGAGAGCACTGACGCTAGAAGTTCTCTCTACTGGCGTCGCAGGGAATTACAATGGGGCATTACAAGTG ATGACAGCTGAGTTCCAAGTCCCGTCACCACTTGTCCCGACACGTGAGAACTACTTTGTAAGGTACTGTAAGCAGCACAACGACAACACTTGGGCGGTTGTTGATGTCTCTTTGGACAGCCTAAGGCCAAGTCCCATCACTAGAAGCAGGAGAAGACCCTCTGGTTGTCTGATTCAAGAATTGCAGAATGGCTATTCTaag GTGACATGGGTAGAGCATACGGAGGTGGATGATAGATCGGTTCACACCATGTACAAACCGTTGGTTAATACCGGTTTAGCTTTTGGTGCGAAACGTTGGGTGGCTACACTTGACCGCCAATGCGAGCGGCTCGCTAGTTCGATGGCTAGCAACATTCCAGCCGGTGATCTTTCCG TGATAACGAGTCCTGAGGGGAGGAAGAGCATGTTGAAGCTAGCGGAGAGGATGGTGATGAGCTTCTGTAGCGGAGTAGGCGCGTCTAATGCACACGCGTGGACGACACTGGCTACCACAGGATCCGACGACGTTCGGGTCATGACCAGGAAGAGCATGGATGATCCAGGAAGGCCTCCGGGTATCGTCTTGAGCGCTGCCACTTCCTTCTGGATCCCAGTGGCACCTAAACGTGTGTTCGATTTTCTGAGAGATGAAAACTCTAGAAGCGAG TGGGACATACTTTCAAACGGAGGCTTGGTTCAAGAAATGGCTCACATCGCTAATGGTCGTGACCCTGGGAACTCTGTCTCCTTGTTCCGAGTTAAT AGCGCGAACTCAGGACAGAGCAACATGTTGATCTTACAAGAAAGCTGTACGGACGCATCTGGATCGTATGTAATATACGCACCAGTAGACATAATGGCTATGAATGTTGTCCTAAGCGGCGGGGATCCAGATTATGTCGCTTTGTTGCCATCCGGGTTCGCTGTATTACCTGATGGCTCTTCAAAGGCAAATGCTAGTGCAGGGGCTGAAGGAGGAGTAGATGGAAATAACCTCGAAGTGGTTACATCCACCGCAAGTAATGGCGGTTCGCTACTCACCGTAGCATTTCAGATTCTTGTTGACTCTGTTCCAACCGCTAAGCTCTCTCTAGGCTCAGTGGCTACAGTCAACAGTCTAATTAAATGCACTGTTGAGCGGATCAAAGCTGCCTTGGCATGTGAAGGTGCCTGA
- the LOC108851678 gene encoding beta-glucosidase 47-like produces MYISVCPLWIFCFIITLVSSSSSTVWYEDHISLRETNTQENFSFPKDFLFGTASSAYQYEGAYLTDGKTLSNWDVFTSIPGKIADGTHGKVAVDHYHRYPEDLDLMHDLGVNSYRFSLSWARILPKGRLGDVNMEGIDHYNRMINAILKRGMEPFVTLTHYDIPQELELRYKSWLSPQIREDFEHYAEICFRHFGNRVKFWSTFNEPNVQVILGYRKGTYPPSRCSKTFANCTRGGSDVEPLVAAHNIIRSHLAAVNLYRTKFQEEQKGKIGIVMNTIWFEPVSDSLEDRLAAERAQAFYLTWFLDPIVFGRYPREMRDILGENLPEFTKDDLKSSRKGLDFTGINQYTSRYAKDCLHTACEPGQGGSRAEGFVYSNALKDGLPLGEPTGVNWFNVYPQGMEEMLMYATERHRNIPLYVTENGFGENNTGVLLNDHRRVKFMSSYLDALKRAMRKGADVRGYFTWSLLDNFEWIYGYTIRFGMYHVDFNTLERTPRLSASWYKNFIFKNVAQSRDDDA; encoded by the exons ATGTACATCTCTGTGTGTCCACTGTGGATCTTCTGCTTCATCATAACCTTGGTCTCCTCCTCATCATCAACAGTATGGTATGAAGATCATATCTCACTGAGAGAGACTAACACCCAAGAAAATTTCAGTTTCCCAAAAGACTTTCTCTTTGGCACTGCTTCTTCTGCTTACCAG TATGAAGGAGCTTACTTAACCGACGGCAAAACCCTAAGCAATTGGGACGTCTTCACAAGCATCCCTG GGAAAATCGCAGATGGAACCCATGGGAAAGTCGCTGTTGATCATTACCATCGATATCCG GAAGATTTGGATCTGATGCACGACCTTGGAGTTAATAGCTATCGATTTTCTTTATCATGGGCTCGGATTCTTCCAA AAGGAAGGCTAGGAGATGTGAACATGGAAGGTATTGATCATTACAACAGAATGATCAATGCTATACTGAAAAGAG GGATGGAGCCATTTGTCACTTTGACACATTATGACATTCCTCAAGAACTCGAGCTTAGATACAAAAGTTGGCTCAGTCCCCAAATCcg GGAAGATTTCGAACACTATGCAGAGATTTGCTTCCGACACTTTGGGAACAGAGTTAAGTTCTGGTCTACTTTCAACGAACCAAACGTTCAAGTGATTTTGGGTTACCGGAAAGGGACTTACCCACCGTCGCGTTGTTCCAAGACTTTTGCAAACTGTACACGTGGCGGTTCCGACGTAGAGCCACTTGTCGCTGCTCACAACATCATCCGGTCACATCTAGCCGCGGTCAATTTATACCGGACAAAATTTCAG GAAGAACAGAAGGGAAAGATTGGTATTGTTATGAACACGATCTGGTTTGAACCGGTTAGTGATTCTTTAGAAGATAGATTAGCTGCTGAGAGAGCTCAAGCTTTCTACTTGACTTG GTTCTTGGACCCGATTGTGTTTGGAAGATATCCACGAGAAATGAGAGATATTCTTGGAGAAAATCTTCCTGAATTTACAAAGGATGATCTTAAAAGCTCCAGGAAGGGTTTAGACTTCACTGGGATTAATCAATACACAAGCAGATACGCTAAAGATTGTCTGCATACCGCATGTGAACCGGGCCAAGGAGGCTCAAGAGCTGAAGGTTTTGTCTATTCAAATGCTCTTAAAGACGGTTTACCTTTAGGAGAACCG ACCGGAGTGAACTGGTTTAATGTTTATCCTCAAGGAATGGAAGAGATGTTGATGTATGCAACAGAGCGGCACAGAAACATTCCGTTGTACGTTACAGAAAATG GTTTTGGTGAGAACAATACAGGAGTGTTGTTAAACGATCACCGAAGAGTAAAGTTTATGAGTAGCTACTTAGATGCACTCAAAAGAGCAATGAG GAAGGGAGCAGATGTAAGAGGATACTTCACCTGGTCTTTACTAGACAACTTCGAGTGGATATACGGTTATACCATAAGGTTCGGTATGTACCACGTTGATTTTAATACTCTAGAGAGAACTCCGCGACTATCAGCTTCTTGGTACAAGAACTTCATTTTCAAGAATGTAGCCCAATCAAGAGATGATGATGcatga